TTTTTCTACCACTGAATTGACGACGGTCGAGGTGCTGATCACGTCTCATGCACTCCTTAAAATTGCGAACACGCTAGTCAAGCTGTTGAAGATCAAAGTGTGGGAGGGGGCTTGCTCCCGATAGCGGTGGTGCAGTTATCGAAGTACTGCCTGACACACCGCTATCGGGAGCAAGCCCCCTCCCACATTGATCTATGCCATTTTCAGAACTCCTGATGCGCCGGCACCACCGGCTTCTTGGCCTGGAAGGCATAGCCTTGCTGGCCGTCCAGCACCTTGTTGGCGCGCTGGATATCGATGTCTTTTTCCCAACGGGCAATGGCCACGGTGGCGACGCAGTTGCCGATCAGGTTGGTCAAGGCTCGACCAATGCCCATGAACCAGTCCACCGCCAGTACCAGCACCAGGCCGACCACCGGAATCGCCGGGATCGCCGTGAGCGTTGCCGCCAGAATCACCAGCGCCGAGCCCGGAATACCGTGGGCGCCTTTGGAGGTGATCAACGATACCAGCAGGATGGTCAGCAAGTCGGTCATCGACAGCGGGGTACCGGTCGCATTGGCGATAAAGACAATGGCCAGGGTCAGGTAGATGGAGAAACCATCGAGGTTGAACGAGTAGCCGGTGGGGATCACCAGGCCGACGGTGGAACTGCCGATGCCCAGATGCTCGAGCTTGCGCATGATCTGCGGCAGCACGGCGTCGGAGGACGCCGTGCCCATCACGATCAGCAACTCCTCACGCAGGTATTTGAGCAGCGGCAGCATGCGCAGGCCGGACAGGCGCATCACCAGGCCCAGAATCAGCCCGACGAAGGCAAAGCAGGTCAGGTAGAACAGGCCCACCAGGCTGCCCAGGTGTTGCAGGGAGTCCAGGCCGTAGGTGCTGGTGGTGAACGCGATGGCGCCGAACACGCCGATCGGCGCCAGGCGCACGATCATGCCCATGATGCGAAAGATCACATGGCTCAGTTCGTTGATCAGCCGCGAGATGCCCGAAGCCGCTTCACCCACCAGGTTCAGCGCGCTGCCGAACAGTACGGAGAACAACAGCACCTGCAGCACGTTGTTGTCGGCAAAGGCACCGATCACCGAGTTGGGGATCAGCTCCATCAGAAACTGGCTGGTACCGCGGATGTGCTGGCCCTTGTCGGCCAGTTCATTCAGTCCGGCGGAGGAGAGCTGTTCCAGGTGGATGTTGGCGCCGCTGCCGATGCCGGTGCTGAAGGCCATGATCAGGCCAAGCACCAGGGCGACGGTGGTCAGTACTTCAAAGTAGATCACTGACTTGAGGCCAATGCGCCCGACTTTCTTCAAGTCGCCGGCGCCGGAAATGCCGCTGACCACCACGCAGAACACGATCAGGCCGATCAGCATTTTGATCAGCTTGATAAAGCCGTCACCCAGGGGTTTGAGTTGCGAGGAGAATTCGGGAAGGGCCAGGCCGCAAATGACGCCTAGCATCAGGCCAATCACGACTTGCAGGAAAATCGAACGCGAGCACCATCTGAGCATGGGAAGGATCTCTATTCGGTGCCCTGGTGGTTCCAGGGCTTAATTGTTGTGGTCTTACCGGTAAGTCCAGTGCCGGGCCAGTCTACGCTCGGTTTTTTTCAAACTACAAGCAAATATTCGGTGGTTGATGGGCCCCGGTCTGACCAGTGGGTCGGCAAGTGCGATGCTTGAGCGGTTGGCGGGGCAGAATTTTTTTTGCGTATCATCCGAGCTCGGTACGCGAGGTGACAGATGGATCCAACAGGACTGACCACGGACGACGCCGGGCGCACCCATTGCGCCTGGCGCAACGCCGCGCCGCAATATCCCCATTACCACGACCATGAATGGGGCGTGCCCGTGGCAGACGACATCCAGTTGTACGAGAAGATCTGTCTGGAAGGTTTTCAGGCGGGGATGGCGTGGATCACCATTTTGCGCAAACGCGAGCAGTTTCGGCAGGCATTCGACAGTTTTGATTTTCGCAAAGTGGCGCAGTATGGCGAGGCGGATATCGACCGCTTGATGAGCGACCCCGGTATCGTGCGCAACCGGGCGAAGATTGTTTCCACTATCAACAACGCACGCCGGGCCTGCGAGCTGGTGAGCGAGACCGGTTCGCTGGCGCATTGGCTGTGGTCGTTCGAGCCCGGCTCAGAGGAGCGCCCGGCGGTGGTGGACATGGCCTACTGGACGGCCAACCCGACGTCGGCGGCGTCGGTGCGGTTATCCAGGGCCCTGAAGAAACGTGGCTGGACCTTTGTCGGCCCGACCACGATGTATGCGCTGATGCAGGCGATGGGGATGGTCAATGATCACCTGCAGGGTTGCGTCTGCCGTGAGCGCATCGACGCGCTGCGCGACCAATTCCAACGACCCTGAGTCATTGAGCCCACGCCGATGCGTCAGAGGTATTTGAGCCAGGAGATATCCCTGCGCCGCGCCTTCAGCCCGGCAAACCAGCGTACCGGCAGGTACAGCGCCAGGGGCAGCGCCATCGCGGCCAGCCACACGGCGCCAATGCTGTCGAAGCCGAAGTAATTGCCATGATCAAGCCCGAACACGGCGACAGCCGCGACATACAGGATTTTCAGTACATACAGGTGTAACAGGTAAAAGAACATCGGCGCCGCGCCAAATACCGCGAGCACGCTGATCCAGCGTTTATGCCCGGCGCGTTCGAACGCCAGCAGCAACAACAGGCCAATGCCCAATGTCAGCGCCAGGAACAACAGCGAAGGCGGGTATTTGGTGATGTTGAAGAAGCTCATGCCTGTCTGCACACTGCTTTCATAGGCGTGCCAGGGTTTTTCGCCATACCCGTTGGCCACCCGCAACAATACAAAACCCAGCAGCGCGCCTGCACCCGCCAGCAGCAAATAACGCTGGCGCACGGCGGGCAGCGCGGCAGTCGCAAACCACGGGCCGAGGCCGTAGCCCAGGGCAATCACGCCGATCCACGGTAGCACCGGGTAAGTCACGCGCAGACGCAGGCTGTCTGACACCTGGATCCAGCTGCGCTCATGCAGGATCGACCACACAACCTGCAGTGCCGAACCGGGTGCGAAATGGACGCCGTCCAGCAGGTTATGCCCGGCAATGATCGCCAGCGCCAAGGTGATCAGCAGCGGGCGCGACAACCACACCAGCGCGGCGAGGGCGATCATGCTGACCCCGATCGCCCAGATCACTTGCAGGTAAATCACGCTGGGCGGCAACTGGAAGGTCCAGGCGAAGTTGACCAGGGTAAACTCCAACACCACCAGAAACAGCCCGCGCTTGAATAAAAATGCCGACACCGCGCGCCGACTTTGGTATTTCTGACCATACAGCCAGGCCGACAAACCGGTGAGCAGCACAAACACCGGGGCGCAAAGATGGGCGAGGGTGCGGCTGAAAAACAGCGCCGGCTCGGTGGCGTCGATGCTCATCGGGTCGCTCACCTGGCGGTGCAGCAGGAAGGTTTCGCGTACGTGGTCGAGCAGCATGAACAGGATCACCAGGCCGCGCAGGGCGTCGATGGAAAGCAGGCGAGGGCGTAGCGCAACAGCATCAGTCATGGGGACGGTTCACAAGGCCGGGCGAAAAATTAGCGTTATCCTATAACATTAATCGACAGATTGCCGCGCCGCGAAGGCGAACTTATTGGAGGCACCCATGGCACGCGCAGATACACCCTCGGCCGAAGCCGTCATCGAATTCTGGAAACAGGCGGGCCCAAAGCGCTGGTTCGCCAAGGACGACAGGTTCGACACGCTGTTTCGCGACACTTTCTATACCGCCCACCTGCAAGCGGCGCGGCGTGAACTGGAGGATTGGCTGGAGTCGCCCCACGGCGCGTTGGCCCTATTGATTCTGCTGGACCAGTACCCGCGCAACGCGTTTCGCGGCACGGCGCACATGTTCGCCACCGATCCGCTGGCGCGCCTGTATGCACGGCGGATGGTGGACGCCGGGTTGGACGCCTTGATCGAACCCGAGCTGCGCGCGTTTTGTTACCTGCCGTTCGAGCACTCCGAAGACCCGAAGGACCAGCAACGCTCTGTCGAGCTCAACCAGCCTCTGAATGCCAGCACCTACCACTGGGCCAAGGAACACGCGCGAATCATCGAGCGGTTTGGGCGGTTTCCCCATCGCAATGCGGTGTTGGCAAGAGAAACCACGGATGAAGAACAAGACTTCCTCAGCGCTGGAGGCTTCGCCGGCTAGGCCAGCGCTATTCCCACCAGGAATGCCCCCATAAAAACAGCGCATTGTCTTTATTTCCCCGGATCTCGTAGCGTGAGGCCTCATTTCAAGGAGATCGTCCATGAGCCACCTTGCGCTGCGCCTCTACGTTGATTCGCTGTACACCAGCCCCTACGCCATGTCGGTGTTCGTCGCCTTGCGGGAAAAGGGCTTGGCATTCGAAACCGTGCCGTTGGACCTGGATGCCGGCCAGCATCAGGCCGCGGAATACGCTCGCTTGTCACTGACCCAGCGGGTACCGACGCTGGAGGAAGGCGAGTTTTCTCTATCGGAATCTTCGGCAATCACCGAATACCTGGACGAAGCCTACCCCGACACCCCCATTTACCCGACGGATCGGCAGCAGCGGGCGAGGGCGCGGCAGGTGCAGGCGTGGCTGCGCAGTGACCTGCTGCCGATTCGCCAGGAGCGTTCGACCCTGGTGGTGTTCTGCGGTCAACAGATGCCGCCCCTGTCACCGGTGGCGCAGGCGGCGGCGGGCAAGTTGATCAGTGTGGCGCAGGGGTTGTTGGCGGGTAACCCGCATTACTTGTTCGGCAACTGGTCGATCGTCGACGTGGACCTGGCGGTGATGCTCAATCGCCTGATTCTCAATGGCGACGCCGTGCCTGCCGAGCTGGTGGCCTATGCCCGGCGCCAGTGGCAGCGGCCGTCGGTGCAGGAATGGGTCAACCAGCCACGCCCTGGGGTATAGCGGGTTCGTTGATCTGCGCGACGCGCCGGTCCAGGTCTTCCCAGTCCGCCATGCCCAGCACGCGGGTGGTGTTCAAGCCACGCAGGTAGCCCCGCAGTTGCTGGGCGCTGGCGGATTGCTCGTCGGCGCCACGCGTCTCGTCCAGCAGGACGTTTTCATAGTCGACCAGGTACTCGGCGACCCGCTCGCGATACTCCGGCAAGACAGCTTCGCGGATGCGGTCGAAGGTTTTCTGGTGAGGCTTCATGGCACGGTCCTTATAGTTTTATGGGGCTGGGCTGCCTGACACTATCGGTTCAAATGATAGTCACCATCAAGGATCACAAGTTCTGTTTTTATGGCAAAAGCGCAAAATCCGCTCATCGAAACGCTGCTCAAGGAAATGCGCGATGAGGACGATAATCCAGTTTGCTTTGATGACCCTGATGCTCGGCAGTGCAGTGCTGGCCAACCCGGCGATTGCCGATGAGCTGCGTACAGGCCATTTGCTGCCCCTCGTCGGTAGCGTAAACTCTCTGCAGCGTGCTCAGTCGGTAGGGGTGTTGTACAGCGAAAACACGCGGGACAACCAGAGCTACCTTGAGCGCTACCATGCCATGGCCATGAATGGCGCGAAGGATGCTCTGGATGCGCGTATTCGCCAGGCCTTCGTCAACAGCTCCGATCCGGAACTGGCCATCGACTGGCTGATGAACACTCTGCAAGGCACATTCGTTTCGGTAACCGTCTACCCCAGCCTCGATGATCTGGTGCAGGCGCATCCGGACGTGGTGGTGGTGCTCGATACCCATAATCAATTGCTGACCCAGCGCAATGACGTAGTCGAGGCGCGCTTTACCGCGCGGTTCTATGACGCCGACCTGCAATACATCGCCAAGGCCGAAGGCTCGGTGGGCAAGCAGGTGCCGTCGGTATGGGTGCATGACAAGTCGGCACTCGAGATTGCTGCGCAGATCGAGCAGCAGCGAGATGTACAACAAGATGCCTTGAAGCAATTTGATGCGTCGCTAAAAGCCCTGGTCCGCGCCGGTTGATACGCGGATTGATGGGGATCTATTGGTTATTTTCAGGAATGTCTATGCGCTCTTTTTTCGCCCCGGCCCTGGCCTCTGCTTCCTTGCTGTTGACTGGCTGTATCACGGCTCCGAACGCCCCCTCGCTGACCCTGCAGACCGCCAAGACCCCCGAAGGCTATGTGCAGTGCGTATTGCCCAAGCTTGAAAAGCACGGCATCACCTCCACCGTGACCCAGAACTCGCGTCACGCCAAAGTGCTGTTGACCAGCAAGATCGCGGCCGATGATGTGCTGGAAGCGTACAAGTCCCAGGACGGCACCAAGGTGTTCCTTTATGAGCGCAAGCCCCTGGCGTCGGCGCTCAAGCCATCGCGCCTCGAGCAGGCGGCGCAGGACTGCAAGTAAGCCAGGCCCAGAATGAATACCAGATCAAATGTGGGAGGGGGCTTGCTCCCGATGGCGGTGTGTCAGTCAGCAAAACTGTAGCTGACCCACCGCTATCGGGAGCAAGCCCCCTCCCACATTTGGATGGCGTTCGATTCAGGGTTTTGCTTCGTTGCTGAAGTTGTTCACCGTCTTGATCAGCCCTTGCGCTGCCAGCGCCACCAATTCGCCGCCTTTTTCCACCGTCGCTAACGCCGGGTCCGAGCCCATGCGGCCGTCGGGGAAGCGCGCGCGGAAGTCCAGCGCTTCGCGGATCGGGCCGGTGTTGGCGATTTTCGGCGAATAATCGGCCGACTTGATCGCGTCCGGATAGGCCCATTGCGTCACGGCAATCTCCGATGG
This region of Pseudomonas sp. MUP55 genomic DNA includes:
- a CDS encoding C4-dicarboxylate transporter DctA, whose translation is MLRWCSRSIFLQVVIGLMLGVICGLALPEFSSQLKPLGDGFIKLIKMLIGLIVFCVVVSGISGAGDLKKVGRIGLKSVIYFEVLTTVALVLGLIMAFSTGIGSGANIHLEQLSSAGLNELADKGQHIRGTSQFLMELIPNSVIGAFADNNVLQVLLFSVLFGSALNLVGEAASGISRLINELSHVIFRIMGMIVRLAPIGVFGAIAFTTSTYGLDSLQHLGSLVGLFYLTCFAFVGLILGLVMRLSGLRMLPLLKYLREELLIVMGTASSDAVLPQIMRKLEHLGIGSSTVGLVIPTGYSFNLDGFSIYLTLAIVFIANATGTPLSMTDLLTILLVSLITSKGAHGIPGSALVILAATLTAIPAIPVVGLVLVLAVDWFMGIGRALTNLIGNCVATVAIARWEKDIDIQRANKVLDGQQGYAFQAKKPVVPAHQEF
- a CDS encoding DNA-3-methyladenine glycosylase I, which gives rise to MDPTGLTTDDAGRTHCAWRNAAPQYPHYHDHEWGVPVADDIQLYEKICLEGFQAGMAWITILRKREQFRQAFDSFDFRKVAQYGEADIDRLMSDPGIVRNRAKIVSTINNARRACELVSETGSLAHWLWSFEPGSEERPAVVDMAYWTANPTSAASVRLSRALKKRGWTFVGPTTMYALMQAMGMVNDHLQGCVCRERIDALRDQFQRP
- a CDS encoding DUF1624 domain-containing protein, yielding MTDAVALRPRLLSIDALRGLVILFMLLDHVRETFLLHRQVSDPMSIDATEPALFFSRTLAHLCAPVFVLLTGLSAWLYGQKYQSRRAVSAFLFKRGLFLVVLEFTLVNFAWTFQLPPSVIYLQVIWAIGVSMIALAALVWLSRPLLITLALAIIAGHNLLDGVHFAPGSALQVVWSILHERSWIQVSDSLRLRVTYPVLPWIGVIALGYGLGPWFATAALPAVRQRYLLLAGAGALLGFVLLRVANGYGEKPWHAYESSVQTGMSFFNITKYPPSLLFLALTLGIGLLLLLAFERAGHKRWISVLAVFGAAPMFFYLLHLYVLKILYVAAVAVFGLDHGNYFGFDSIGAVWLAAMALPLALYLPVRWFAGLKARRRDISWLKYL
- a CDS encoding DUF924 family protein — its product is MARADTPSAEAVIEFWKQAGPKRWFAKDDRFDTLFRDTFYTAHLQAARRELEDWLESPHGALALLILLDQYPRNAFRGTAHMFATDPLARLYARRMVDAGLDALIEPELRAFCYLPFEHSEDPKDQQRSVELNQPLNASTYHWAKEHARIIERFGRFPHRNAVLARETTDEEQDFLSAGGFAG
- the yfcF gene encoding glutathione transferase; translation: MSHLALRLYVDSLYTSPYAMSVFVALREKGLAFETVPLDLDAGQHQAAEYARLSLTQRVPTLEEGEFSLSESSAITEYLDEAYPDTPIYPTDRQQRARARQVQAWLRSDLLPIRQERSTLVVFCGQQMPPLSPVAQAAAGKLISVAQGLLAGNPHYLFGNWSIVDVDLAVMLNRLILNGDAVPAELVAYARRQWQRPSVQEWVNQPRPGV
- a CDS encoding ATPase, which gives rise to MRTIIQFALMTLMLGSAVLANPAIADELRTGHLLPLVGSVNSLQRAQSVGVLYSENTRDNQSYLERYHAMAMNGAKDALDARIRQAFVNSSDPELAIDWLMNTLQGTFVSVTVYPSLDDLVQAHPDVVVVLDTHNQLLTQRNDVVEARFTARFYDADLQYIAKAEGSVGKQVPSVWVHDKSALEIAAQIEQQRDVQQDALKQFDASLKALVRAG